A genomic region of Novipirellula artificiosorum contains the following coding sequences:
- a CDS encoding PAS domain-containing hybrid sensor histidine kinase/response regulator, producing the protein MDIYTSFDGLGVVRPKKDLLIKTLINAAKHLVWFTSVDGSQLLYINRVAERIYGRQLKKLISNPNYWIDAVHPDDRSGVLSNLSTLLERKHIEQDYRVVRPDGSVIWLHDRVSVIHDANHQPQYIGGIGTDISQIRESEALYSSLVERMPMNVVRKDTKGRVVFANQMYCQFLGRTLKEMVGKSDADLYPAELAKQYREADRSVLKTGEVLNRIESHVRPDGETHYFEKLKGPVHDAAGKISGIQVMFWDVTERIRAEQEVQDAREMAEQANRAKSEFLANMSHEIRTPMNGIIGMTELLLNTEPTAEQRDYLNMVKQSADSLLRLLNDILDFSKIEAGKLDLEDRPFSLRDCIGHTVRTLGLRAGEKGLDLLCHFDPNLPDQLVGDAGRLGQIVVNIVGNAIKFTEQGEVEVDVSGEVTSDRSILLQFSIRDTGIGIPKDRQEAIFESFRQADTSTNRRFGGTGLGLTISTQLVEMMNGRIWIESEIDQGTTFHFTARFDVHDEQPQPDGSELLRGFPILVVDNNPTNLHILDELLRGWDLEVTAVDSGSKGIDELKRAADAGRPYKIVILDCRMPEVDGFDVATFMREEQGGEDYHTIMISSAAKPGDVERCRSLAIARYMQKPVVQSDLLGAMLQVTGNEHIKRNGLSGDSKNEIRKLKILLAEDGLVNQKVAIGLLKGLGHEVVLASDGVEAVAALDKQQFDLVLMDVQMPRLDGLEATQIIRQNEQAIERHTPIVAMTAGAMKGDEEHCLASGMDGYISKPIDPTLLAETIGKCVKE; encoded by the coding sequence GTGGATATCTATACATCCTTTGATGGCTTGGGGGTCGTAAGGCCTAAGAAGGATCTGCTGATCAAGACGCTGATCAATGCCGCGAAGCACTTGGTGTGGTTCACCTCGGTGGATGGCAGCCAGTTGCTTTACATCAATCGTGTCGCCGAGCGTATCTACGGGCGACAGCTCAAGAAACTGATTTCGAATCCCAACTATTGGATTGACGCAGTTCATCCTGACGACCGTAGTGGTGTCTTAAGTAATCTGAGCACACTGCTTGAACGCAAACACATCGAACAGGACTATCGCGTCGTTCGCCCAGACGGATCGGTGATTTGGCTACACGATCGTGTGAGCGTCATTCACGATGCCAACCATCAACCCCAATACATTGGCGGGATTGGAACGGATATCAGTCAGATTCGTGAATCGGAGGCTCTCTACTCGTCGCTGGTCGAGCGGATGCCGATGAATGTCGTTCGCAAAGACACCAAAGGCAGAGTTGTCTTTGCAAACCAAATGTATTGTCAGTTTTTGGGTCGGACTTTGAAAGAGATGGTCGGAAAGAGTGACGCCGACCTCTATCCCGCAGAGCTCGCGAAGCAGTATCGCGAGGCCGACCGGAGCGTGTTGAAGACGGGTGAAGTCCTCAACCGTATTGAATCTCATGTCCGACCCGACGGTGAGACCCACTATTTCGAGAAATTGAAGGGACCTGTTCACGATGCTGCTGGCAAGATCAGTGGAATCCAGGTCATGTTTTGGGATGTCACCGAGCGCATTCGAGCGGAGCAGGAAGTTCAAGATGCCCGAGAGATGGCAGAACAGGCAAATCGTGCCAAAAGCGAGTTCTTGGCCAACATGAGTCATGAAATCCGTACCCCGATGAATGGGATCATCGGAATGACGGAGCTGTTGTTGAACACGGAACCCACCGCGGAACAGCGAGACTACTTAAATATGGTTAAGCAATCGGCCGACTCGCTGTTGCGTTTGCTTAACGACATTCTCGATTTTTCCAAGATCGAAGCCGGCAAGCTCGATCTTGAAGATCGGCCCTTCAGCCTTCGCGACTGCATCGGACACACGGTGCGTACACTCGGGCTTCGTGCGGGTGAGAAGGGACTTGATTTACTCTGTCACTTCGATCCAAACCTTCCCGACCAACTTGTGGGCGATGCAGGGCGATTAGGTCAAATCGTTGTGAATATCGTGGGCAACGCCATTAAGTTTACCGAGCAAGGCGAAGTGGAAGTCGACGTATCGGGCGAGGTCACTTCAGATCGAAGCATCTTGTTGCAGTTCTCGATTCGTGACACCGGTATTGGAATTCCCAAAGATCGACAGGAGGCGATTTTTGAGTCGTTCCGTCAGGCGGATACGTCCACAAACCGGCGTTTCGGTGGTACCGGTCTCGGTTTGACCATCTCGACCCAGCTCGTCGAGATGATGAACGGTCGAATCTGGATTGAAAGCGAAATCGACCAAGGAACGACCTTTCATTTCACCGCAAGATTTGATGTGCACGACGAACAACCGCAGCCGGATGGCTCAGAGTTACTGCGAGGATTTCCGATCTTGGTCGTGGACAACAATCCAACCAACCTGCACATTCTCGACGAGTTGCTGCGAGGGTGGGACCTTGAGGTGACCGCAGTGGACAGCGGATCCAAGGGAATCGATGAATTGAAACGTGCGGCCGATGCAGGACGACCTTATAAGATCGTCATTCTTGATTGTCGTATGCCCGAAGTCGATGGATTTGACGTGGCAACGTTCATGCGAGAGGAACAGGGGGGCGAAGACTACCACACGATCATGATCTCCTCGGCCGCTAAGCCCGGAGACGTGGAGCGGTGTCGAAGTTTAGCAATCGCCCGCTACATGCAGAAGCCGGTCGTGCAGTCGGACCTGCTCGGAGCGATGCTGCAAGTGACTGGCAACGAGCATATCAAACGCAACGGGCTCAGTGGTGATTCGAAAAATGAAATTCGCAAACTGAAGATTTTGCTGGCCGAAGATGGCTTGGTAAATCAGAAGGTTGCGATCGGATTGTTGAAGGGCTTGGGACATGAAGTTGTCCTTGCCAGTGACGGTGTGGAAGCCGTGGCGGCATTGGACAAGCAGCAATTTGACCTCGTTCTGATGGACGTTCAAATGCCACGCTTAGACGGTCTCGAAGCAACGCAGATCATTCGCCAGAACGAACAGGCCATTGAAAGACACACGCCCATTGTCGCGATGACAGCGGGTGCGATGAAAGGCGACGAAGAACACTGTCTTGCATCGGGAATGGATGGATATATCTCCAAACCGATCGACCCGACGTTGCTTGCCGAGACCATCGGGAAATGTGTGAAAGAGTGA
- a CDS encoding NPCBM/NEW2 domain-containing protein codes for MKCILIPLLVLSGILSLSAATTSLSPLDLSTMSAGWGEPQRDLSITGKPLRIGEQSYSSGIGKHASPGASNKHATNSFSRNRFTMVR; via the coding sequence ATGAAGTGCATCCTGATTCCCCTTCTCGTCTTGAGCGGCATCTTGAGCCTGTCCGCTGCGACGACTTCGCTGAGCCCACTCGACCTATCTACAATGAGTGCGGGTTGGGGAGAACCGCAAAGGGATCTCTCGATCACTGGAAAGCCGCTGCGCATTGGCGAGCAGTCCTATTCAAGCGGTATTGGGAAACACGCCAGCCCAGGGGCATCGAACAAACACGCCACCAACTCATTCTCGCGAAACCGCTTCACGATGGTTCGCTAG
- a CDS encoding DUF7450 family protein — translation MPGFRCILICLMFFSSGVTTVLAHSPVDFLEVLSVKPARSIQHTVELQGKFDSERVETDLEGPLFFSRSVGCMGRAAKKQPAYLNWFKIVASPEQPERELFILDMVRGDSSKTLKIKQAEYLLSPSQLITSGVPDAIPGGLDHYKAYRVVDAPSLDRQVTLTGSVGSSERRLGKPIFVCLPVREWHHDEYFSASHSADCFVVYALDEQPHDQKFSLIDQFGLNGLTSVKNQWLCVRAAILRSTAE, via the coding sequence ATGCCTGGTTTTCGATGCATTCTCATTTGCTTGATGTTCTTCTCATCTGGCGTTACGACGGTTTTGGCACATTCACCGGTCGATTTTCTTGAAGTTCTTTCGGTCAAACCGGCGCGAAGCATTCAGCACACGGTTGAGCTTCAGGGCAAGTTTGATTCAGAGAGGGTTGAGACTGATCTGGAAGGTCCATTGTTTTTCTCGCGTTCTGTCGGGTGCATGGGGCGAGCCGCCAAGAAGCAGCCGGCCTATTTGAATTGGTTCAAAATCGTGGCGTCTCCGGAGCAGCCGGAAAGGGAACTATTCATTCTTGACATGGTTCGCGGAGATTCCAGTAAGACGTTAAAGATTAAGCAGGCGGAGTACCTGCTTTCCCCATCGCAACTCATCACGTCAGGCGTTCCGGACGCGATCCCTGGAGGTTTAGATCACTACAAGGCCTACCGCGTTGTTGACGCACCATCGCTCGATCGGCAGGTTACGTTGACTGGCTCCGTCGGCTCCTCAGAGCGTCGTTTGGGCAAACCGATTTTCGTCTGTTTGCCAGTCCGAGAGTGGCATCACGACGAATACTTCTCAGCATCCCATTCAGCAGATTGCTTTGTTGTCTATGCACTAGATGAGCAGCCACACGATCAAAAGTTCAGCTTGATTGATCAATTTGGACTTAACGGGCTAACCAGCGTGAAGAACCAATGGCTCTGTGTTCGTGCGGCCATCCTACGTAGCACAGCAGAGTAG
- a CDS encoding SDR family oxidoreductase, translated as MPFEKSNRVLVCGATGYVGGRLVPKLLEKGLSVRCLVRSPEKLRAFPWCNDERLEVIEGALNDVETVKTAAVGVDAAYYLVHAMISAGEDYAKRDRELASNFVAGLKGSSCQRIIYLGGLGELGPDLSAHLHSRREVAEILQTSQCETTVFRAAMIIGSGSASFEILRYLVERLPIMITPRWVKTETQPIAIRDVLRYLVECLEVSETVGRVVDIGGQDVFTYQELMQMMAKSLGLRRRIILPVPVLTPRLSSAWISFVTPVNARIARPLAEGLRNRTVCRDDSAHRLMPGPLFDVQSAIDAALGKLKSGDVETRWSTAGEMPGDPEWSGGKVFEEERSETVNASASDSFAALSRIGGRYGYWGADWLWWLRGLMDKAIGGPGLRRGRRHPEKLSYGEAVDFWRVNGYEKDRWLRLHAEMKLPGDAELEFRVEAIDSATSRVIQTARFRPRGLLGLVYWYAVLPLHFFVFPTMVNGIKRDAEALHASQSA; from the coding sequence TTGCCATTTGAAAAATCCAATCGCGTTCTCGTTTGTGGTGCGACAGGCTATGTCGGAGGGCGTTTAGTCCCAAAGCTGCTTGAGAAGGGACTTTCGGTTCGATGCCTTGTTCGAAGCCCTGAAAAGCTGCGTGCCTTCCCCTGGTGCAACGATGAGCGACTGGAGGTCATTGAAGGTGCCTTGAATGATGTAGAGACCGTTAAAACCGCCGCCGTTGGTGTTGATGCGGCCTACTATCTGGTCCACGCAATGATCAGTGCGGGTGAAGATTATGCCAAACGTGATCGCGAGCTGGCGAGTAATTTTGTCGCGGGGCTGAAGGGTTCCAGTTGTCAACGGATCATCTATTTAGGTGGTTTGGGTGAACTCGGGCCAGACCTCAGTGCACATCTTCATAGCCGGCGAGAAGTTGCCGAGATCTTGCAAACGAGCCAGTGCGAAACAACCGTGTTTCGCGCGGCGATGATCATCGGTTCGGGATCCGCGTCGTTTGAAATTCTACGCTACCTCGTGGAGCGACTTCCGATCATGATCACACCCAGATGGGTAAAAACGGAGACGCAACCGATTGCAATTCGAGATGTACTCCGTTACTTGGTCGAGTGCTTGGAAGTTTCGGAGACAGTAGGTCGCGTCGTCGACATTGGTGGACAGGATGTCTTTACCTATCAAGAGCTAATGCAGATGATGGCCAAGTCGCTCGGTCTTCGTCGACGCATCATTCTGCCGGTCCCGGTACTTACACCGAGACTCAGTTCCGCTTGGATATCCTTTGTAACACCCGTCAACGCGCGGATTGCACGCCCCTTGGCCGAAGGTTTGCGGAACCGAACCGTTTGCCGCGACGATTCCGCGCATCGGCTAATGCCTGGCCCCCTATTCGATGTCCAAAGTGCAATCGATGCAGCTTTGGGGAAACTGAAGTCCGGTGATGTCGAAACCCGATGGTCGACCGCTGGTGAAATGCCCGGTGATCCGGAGTGGTCCGGTGGCAAGGTTTTTGAGGAGGAGCGTTCCGAGACGGTAAACGCGTCGGCAAGCGATTCGTTTGCCGCACTCAGTCGAATCGGTGGGCGTTACGGTTACTGGGGTGCCGACTGGCTTTGGTGGCTACGTGGACTCATGGATAAGGCAATTGGTGGACCAGGACTACGCCGTGGTCGTCGACATCCAGAGAAGTTGAGCTATGGGGAGGCGGTCGATTTTTGGCGTGTCAACGGATACGAAAAGGATCGGTGGTTGCGATTGCACGCGGAAATGAAGTTGCCTGGCGATGCGGAGTTGGAGTTTCGTGTTGAAGCGATTGACAGCGCTACGTCGCGGGTGATTCAGACCGCTCGGTTCCGTCCAAGAGGGCTACTGGGTTTGGTGTATTGGTACGCTGTACTGCCGCTTCACTTCTTTGTCTTTCCGACGATGGTCAATGGCATCAAGAGAGATGCGGAGGCTCTACATGCCTCGCAGTCGGCTTAA
- a CDS encoding PP2C family protein-serine/threonine phosphatase, with amino-acid sequence MSTVSSERMQCMEVWGGNQAVDRNIETPGLRIWAYSKPYPGSSSGGDVYYLSSCASGRISRILLADVSGHGEAVSKIAVGLRDLMRRNINYINQSRFVAGMNEQFAEVNVDGEFATALVSTFFAPTRTYSLCNAGHPPPLLYRKASGVWSELSEKNEPAEGIADIPWGVCNEAAYFQQDIQLGPGDMVLSYSDAVSESEDANGQQLGCEGVLRMVADLNSDQPADLISAILQRIGQIDVRSLERDDTTILLCEATGSRTPLKNSLLAPFRLLGRVSDQTELGEVNELG; translated from the coding sequence GTGAGTACCGTTAGCTCCGAACGAATGCAGTGTATGGAGGTGTGGGGTGGCAACCAGGCAGTCGATCGCAACATCGAAACTCCGGGACTCCGCATTTGGGCCTACTCGAAGCCTTATCCGGGATCCAGCTCGGGTGGTGACGTTTACTATCTTTCCTCCTGTGCTTCGGGACGAATCTCACGGATCCTGCTGGCAGACGTTAGCGGACATGGTGAAGCCGTTTCCAAAATCGCGGTTGGACTTCGCGACTTGATGCGACGCAACATCAATTACATCAATCAATCGCGTTTTGTTGCTGGAATGAATGAACAGTTCGCCGAGGTCAATGTAGATGGTGAATTTGCCACAGCGCTCGTGAGCACCTTTTTTGCACCGACAAGAACCTACTCACTTTGCAATGCTGGGCATCCTCCCCCACTGCTGTACCGCAAAGCCTCAGGCGTATGGAGCGAGCTTTCGGAAAAGAATGAACCCGCCGAGGGAATCGCTGATATCCCGTGGGGAGTATGCAATGAAGCCGCCTATTTCCAGCAAGATATTCAGCTTGGTCCCGGCGACATGGTCCTTAGTTACAGCGATGCGGTGAGTGAATCGGAAGATGCGAACGGACAGCAACTTGGATGCGAGGGGGTGTTGCGTATGGTCGCGGATCTGAATTCCGATCAACCGGCGGATCTGATATCAGCGATTCTTCAACGGATAGGTCAGATCGACGTCCGCAGTCTCGAAAGGGACGATACGACCATTTTGTTGTGTGAGGCAACCGGTAGCAGAACGCCGCTAAAAAACAGTCTGCTCGCGCCATTCCGGTTGCTTGGCCGGGTCAGTGACCAGACCGAGCTTGGTGAAGTGAACGAGCTTGGTTAG
- a CDS encoding cryptochrome/photolyase family protein, with amino-acid sequence MILLIFPNQLFAKHPGLKLDPSRVILLEDSLYFGDKQYPMQMHKQKLWFHRATMKRYACDLCDQGFEVQYVEHDAKKPMLSDQLQKLIRTQHHKGTKLCVVDPTDFALEKRLRKASEELGIDCEFLPNPGFINSQAENQEYRQGKRRWFMADFYKWQRRRLDILMDGDEPRGGQWSFDEENRKKLPKKQLATIPANLLIKRDDIDDEAKAYVEKRFPDNPGYLKDLIYPTSHREARRWLDHFLANRLEQFGAFEDAIVEGESWLWHSVLTPVMNTGLLTPDEVIKETLRFAKRNEVPLNSLEGFVRQIIGWREFMRATYQDLGVAMRTTNHWQHHRAMPKSFYNGTTGIAPIDDTIHRVLETGYCHHIERLMVLGGFMFLCEINPNDIYRWFMEMFIDSYDWVMVPNVYAMSQNADGGAITTKPYFSGSSYIRKMSHYKKESWCDVWDGLYWRWIWNHADDLRKNPRWAMMCSMATKMDSEKREQHLRTANAFLGRMQ; translated from the coding sequence TTGATCCTGCTCATTTTTCCCAATCAGCTGTTCGCCAAACATCCCGGTCTCAAACTCGATCCCTCGCGAGTGATTCTGCTGGAGGATTCGCTGTACTTCGGCGACAAGCAATACCCGATGCAGATGCATAAGCAGAAGCTTTGGTTCCATCGTGCTACGATGAAGCGGTATGCGTGTGACCTGTGTGATCAAGGATTCGAGGTACAGTATGTGGAGCACGATGCAAAGAAACCGATGTTGTCCGATCAATTACAAAAGTTGATCAGGACCCAACACCACAAAGGGACCAAACTTTGCGTCGTCGACCCGACAGATTTCGCTCTTGAGAAGCGTCTTCGCAAAGCGAGTGAAGAGCTGGGGATCGACTGCGAATTCCTTCCAAATCCGGGATTCATCAACTCGCAAGCCGAGAATCAGGAGTATCGTCAAGGCAAGAGGCGTTGGTTCATGGCCGATTTCTACAAGTGGCAGCGTCGCCGGCTCGATATTTTGATGGACGGCGATGAACCACGGGGCGGCCAATGGAGTTTCGACGAAGAAAACCGTAAGAAGTTGCCGAAAAAACAACTGGCGACGATCCCTGCGAACTTGCTGATCAAGCGTGATGATATCGACGATGAGGCGAAGGCGTACGTTGAAAAGCGGTTCCCCGACAACCCGGGCTACCTGAAGGATCTTATCTATCCGACGTCCCATCGCGAAGCGAGGCGTTGGTTAGATCATTTTCTTGCGAATCGGTTGGAGCAGTTTGGCGCGTTCGAGGACGCGATTGTCGAAGGTGAATCCTGGCTTTGGCATAGCGTGCTGACGCCTGTGATGAATACGGGGTTGCTGACACCCGATGAGGTCATCAAGGAAACGCTTCGCTTCGCAAAAAGAAATGAGGTACCCTTGAACTCGCTGGAAGGATTTGTCCGTCAAATCATCGGATGGCGCGAATTCATGCGTGCGACCTACCAGGACCTTGGTGTCGCCATGCGGACGACCAACCATTGGCAGCATCATCGCGCGATGCCCAAGTCTTTCTATAACGGCACAACCGGGATCGCACCGATCGACGACACGATCCACCGAGTTCTTGAGACAGGTTACTGCCATCACATCGAGCGACTGATGGTGTTAGGTGGCTTCATGTTCCTTTGTGAAATCAATCCCAACGATATCTATCGTTGGTTCATGGAAATGTTCATCGACAGCTACGACTGGGTGATGGTTCCCAATGTTTATGCGATGAGTCAGAACGCCGATGGAGGCGCGATCACAACGAAGCCCTACTTCTCAGGTTCTTCCTACATTCGCAAAATGAGCCACTATAAAAAAGAATCGTGGTGTGATGTATGGGACGGTTTGTACTGGCGTTGGATCTGGAACCACGCGGATGACCTCAGAAAGAATCCGAGATGGGCAATGATGTGCAGCATGGCCACGAAAATGGACAGCGAGAAACGCGAGCAGCACTTGAGAACGGCGAATGCATTTTTGGGTAGAATGCAGTAA
- a CDS encoding Dps family protein: MSATVISALRQVVADTYALIGQTHICHWNVRGPSFFSLHTAFEQQYTELFEAVDELAERIRAKNALAPGGLSKLAEMAGIEEIAEDASAHQMVQHLVKANEKLLADLQTGRDCAAEAQDSETEDLMIGRLQVHEKTIWMLKSYLE; the protein is encoded by the coding sequence GTGAGTGCAACCGTCATTTCTGCGTTGCGGCAAGTGGTCGCCGATACCTATGCCCTGATCGGGCAAACGCACATCTGTCATTGGAATGTGCGTGGTCCATCCTTTTTCTCGCTGCACACGGCGTTCGAGCAACAGTACACCGAGCTGTTTGAGGCGGTCGATGAACTTGCCGAGAGGATCCGTGCCAAGAACGCGCTGGCGCCGGGAGGGCTGTCGAAGCTGGCGGAAATGGCAGGAATCGAGGAGATTGCTGAGGACGCGAGCGCCCATCAGATGGTTCAGCATTTGGTGAAGGCGAACGAAAAGCTCCTCGCCGATCTGCAAACCGGTCGCGACTGCGCTGCGGAGGCGCAGGATTCAGAAACGGAGGATCTCATGATCGGTCGGCTTCAGGTACATGAAAAGACGATCTGGATGCTCAAGAGCTACCTCGAGTAG
- a CDS encoding Fpg/Nei family DNA glycosylase: MPEGHIIHRIARDHQRWFAGQKLRVSSPQGRFSEEASKLSGKELCQVSAHGKHLFYHWTRGVTTHVHLGLYGKFRVHQNPAPEPRGEVRVRMVGRTRSFDLNGPNCCELIDQKHYESLRTRLGEDPLRPDACAIKVWDRFTRSRAAIGSLLLNQSVIAGIGNVYRAELLFLIGIHPELPANQLNRCKFDELWETITKLLKIGVKHNRIIAAGLDKNDRPRSRSTPSERLNVYKRDKCPECDCRIISWPLGGRKIYACCQCQKK, from the coding sequence ATGCCCGAAGGTCACATCATTCACCGTATTGCTCGCGATCACCAAAGGTGGTTTGCAGGCCAGAAGCTGAGAGTTTCCTCTCCTCAAGGTCGCTTCAGTGAAGAGGCCTCGAAACTCAGTGGAAAGGAACTATGTCAAGTCTCGGCGCACGGCAAGCATCTGTTTTATCATTGGACTCGAGGTGTCACCACGCACGTTCACCTTGGTTTATACGGCAAGTTTCGTGTCCATCAAAATCCTGCGCCTGAGCCTCGCGGCGAAGTTCGTGTTCGCATGGTCGGACGGACGAGGTCGTTCGATCTCAATGGCCCGAATTGCTGCGAACTCATCGACCAGAAACATTATGAATCGCTGCGAACGCGACTGGGCGAGGACCCGCTTCGCCCCGATGCTTGCGCGATCAAGGTATGGGATCGGTTCACCCGCAGCCGAGCTGCAATCGGTAGCCTCTTGCTCAACCAGTCGGTGATCGCTGGCATCGGCAATGTGTATCGCGCAGAATTATTGTTTCTCATTGGCATTCACCCCGAACTTCCCGCCAATCAGCTCAATCGGTGCAAGTTTGATGAACTTTGGGAGACGATAACCAAGCTGTTGAAGATCGGCGTGAAACACAATCGGATCATTGCGGCTGGACTCGACAAAAACGATCGACCGCGAAGTCGATCGACACCATCAGAACGATTGAACGTTTACAAACGTGACAAATGTCCCGAATGTGATTGCCGGATCATCAGTTGGCCACTGGGCGGCCGGAAAATTTACGCTTGCTGCCAATGTCAGAAGAAATAG
- a CDS encoding nucleoside hydrolase, which produces MPYGLMLLVWLGPQAEGAETIREQLTLPKGRIDVVLDSDMYNEVDDQFALAYALHSADRIDLKAVCAAPFKNHRSTSASDGMERSYNETLRVLEILQRSSDEFVFRGSKTFLPDRHTAVDSPAARRIIELAKQDRQGPLVVVGLGAATNIASALLIEPTISDRIMVVWIGGHPYDWDHARDFNLNQDIAAAQVLFGVGVPLVHVPAGDVAASLTISLPELEIGLKGKSPIADALYRNVEMYYQETAANKGQPRSGSNAWRKVIWDIATIAWLVDPENAVTSQIVTRPLLTDAGNWQQATHRYPVRVAVRLDRERIYTDLFAKLGRPYLPSPTIGGVEFDFRTHRRLAQGSDNWPTTWADDGNLYAVWGDGGGFDGTNSKGRVTLGVARIEGDADNYVGKNVWGGFEPEHAATFGGKSYGILSVDTTLAMWLVPQPGPHLSECRLAQSGDRGQTWQQADWAFRFDQGLSIPTFLNFGRNNAGARDEFLYSYFIEPQWGPKTPAESQYGFEVHKPGRIHLARVPKRQMMQRDRFEFFAGRDDKNQPTWTRSIGDKQAVFRDDNGVGWNVSVSFNAGLNRYLLATEHSATHDGKFGLFDAPQPWGPWTTVAYEDHWAEGHLEVSTFYWNFPTKWQSSDGRTFTMVFTGKNSNDSWNTVAGRFLRR; this is translated from the coding sequence ATGCCGTACGGTTTGATGTTGCTGGTATGGCTAGGGCCGCAGGCAGAAGGTGCTGAGACGATCCGCGAGCAACTGACACTGCCGAAAGGCCGCATCGACGTGGTACTCGATTCGGACATGTACAACGAAGTGGATGACCAGTTCGCCTTAGCCTACGCCTTGCACTCAGCAGACCGAATTGATCTCAAAGCGGTCTGTGCAGCACCGTTCAAAAACCATCGTTCCACTTCAGCAAGCGACGGCATGGAACGGAGCTATAACGAGACGTTGCGTGTGCTTGAAATTTTGCAGCGGTCGAGCGATGAATTCGTGTTTCGTGGTTCGAAGACGTTCTTACCCGATCGGCACACGGCCGTCGACAGCCCGGCTGCACGAAGGATCATCGAACTGGCGAAACAGGATCGTCAGGGTCCACTGGTTGTCGTCGGGCTGGGAGCCGCAACGAATATTGCCTCCGCATTGCTGATCGAGCCGACGATTTCCGATCGGATCATGGTGGTATGGATCGGGGGACATCCTTACGACTGGGATCACGCGCGAGACTTCAATTTGAATCAGGACATCGCTGCAGCTCAGGTGCTATTCGGCGTTGGCGTGCCGTTGGTTCACGTTCCGGCCGGCGATGTGGCGGCATCGCTAACCATTTCGTTGCCGGAACTCGAGATAGGATTGAAAGGCAAATCGCCAATCGCCGACGCGCTTTATCGTAACGTGGAAATGTACTATCAGGAAACCGCAGCCAACAAAGGCCAACCACGATCCGGCTCAAACGCCTGGCGCAAAGTGATTTGGGACATCGCCACGATCGCCTGGCTTGTCGATCCAGAGAACGCGGTGACGAGCCAAATTGTCACCCGTCCCTTGCTGACGGATGCCGGCAATTGGCAGCAGGCGACGCATCGCTATCCGGTCCGTGTCGCAGTGCGGTTGGACCGCGAACGGATCTACACCGATTTGTTTGCAAAGCTCGGTCGGCCTTATCTGCCGAGCCCCACAATCGGCGGCGTGGAGTTTGATTTCCGGACGCACCGGCGGTTGGCACAAGGTAGTGACAACTGGCCGACGACATGGGCAGATGACGGGAATCTGTATGCCGTCTGGGGGGACGGCGGTGGATTTGACGGAACGAATTCCAAAGGTCGCGTGACACTGGGCGTCGCGAGGATTGAAGGCGACGCCGACAACTACGTCGGCAAGAATGTGTGGGGGGGCTTTGAACCGGAACATGCTGCGACGTTTGGCGGCAAGAGCTACGGCATCTTGTCAGTTGATACAACGCTTGCCATGTGGCTCGTTCCCCAACCGGGGCCACACCTGAGTGAATGCCGATTGGCTCAATCAGGCGATCGCGGTCAGACTTGGCAGCAGGCCGACTGGGCATTTCGATTCGACCAGGGGCTGAGCATTCCCACGTTCCTAAACTTTGGACGCAACAATGCCGGCGCGAGAGACGAATTCCTGTACAGCTATTTCATCGAACCACAGTGGGGTCCGAAGACTCCGGCTGAGAGTCAATACGGATTCGAGGTCCACAAACCCGGACGCATTCATCTCGCTCGTGTGCCAAAACGACAAATGATGCAGCGCGATCGGTTTGAGTTTTTTGCAGGTCGGGACGACAAGAACCAACCGACTTGGACGAGATCGATTGGCGACAAGCAGGCTGTTTTTCGAGACGACAACGGCGTCGGCTGGAACGTCAGCGTCAGCTTCAACGCGGGCTTGAATCGCTACTTGCTCGCAACCGAACATTCGGCAACGCATGACGGTAAATTCGGGCTATTCGATGCGCCGCAGCCGTGGGGGCCGTGGACCACGGTTGCCTACGAAGACCACTGGGCCGAAGGCCATCTCGAAGTCTCGACTTTCTATTGGAATTTCCCAACCAAGTGGCAGAGCAGCGACGGCCGCACGTTTACCATGGTGTTCACGGGAAAGAACTCCAATGATTCGTGGAACACCGTTGCTGGGCGATTTTTGCGGCGGTGA